The DNA segment GAGCTGCAAGCACCCCCTTGCTTTTTCCAAGTACAGTAAGTCCCATTTTATCCATTTTTtctggggcgggggaagggggtggattgTAGCAGGGGGACTGCTCAGGATTGTTACCAGGTAAGTCAGAAAGGAAGGcaacccctccccccggcttATCCTCCTGTGGGCATAGCCCGATCTGATAGTtcttttcctgcccagcagagcaatttagccccTCCTTAAGCCCTCAGCAAGACAATTCAGTTCCTCGCCTCAAAACTCTCAGAGAGATAATACAGCATCTCCTCTAAATCATTCTTTGGCACTGTTGGTTCCATagtcaaataatacaagatggagttGTCCTTTGGACTTGTTGCTCCCGAGatcaaataatacaagatggaaTCACTCTTGCTCACCCCAGAGTTGCTTGGGGCCACCCAGAATAAGCACAGAGTGGTCCACGTGGGCATCGGTCGACTGGTGTTTTCCTAGTATCTGACGGGCCAGTCTGGCtctatgcatggcctagtggaaggagcaattaacttctctgtgcctcagttagctcatctgtaaaataggatttaagactgtgagccccatgcaggagggactgtatccaacctgattagcttgtatctaccctgctgcttaaagcagagctttgcacagagtaaatacttaacaaataccacttttatttttacttctaataataattaattattactactaataatataataataatacaatgggGAATGTGGATCTTTGGGGTTGGCTTTTTAGCCTGGCCCACAGCTTCTGTTGCTGGTGCAATTTGCTCCAGAAGGTGGTGCTTCCAACCGCAACTATTCCGAGTACGTAGACTTATTTGGAGCCAGGTCTCGGGCACACTGTTTGAATGATCAAATCCACAAAGCTCAAACTGATATACATCCCAAATCCTCAGTCCAATACCCTGCTTGACATATTTTCCTTGTTACTCTTTCCCCTATTATCCTTCCAAATAAGTACTTATACAGTAATTACAGTTAATGCCCATATCTACAAACACACATCATATTTGCatgcagcacagagaaatgaatatttagaacctccccagccctgatctctcttcccctctgtagTCTCGTGTtgtcttctgccttcaggacacctctacttggatatcctcccgtcAACTCAAACTTGATATGGCTAAAACTTATCTCCTCACCCAAACTCTATCCCCCTGCTAATTTTCCTAACACTGTTGACagtaccaccattcttcctgtctcacaagccttgacataatcttggcgttatccttgattcctctctgtcattcaacctacctattcaacccatcactaaatcctggcagTTATACCTTTacagtattgctaaaatctgccccttcctcttcatccaaactgctaccacattaatacaaccacttatcctatcctgccttgattattgtatcagcctccttgctgacttccctgcctcctgtctctccccattcttccactctgctgcctggatcattttccttcataaatattcagaccatgtttccccactcctcaagaaactctagtgattgaccatccacctctgcatcaaacaaaaactcctcaccattggcctttaagcactcaatcaccttgcccactcctacctcaccttgctactcttctaccaCAACCCAtatcacacactttgttcctctaatgctaacctactcactgtaccatgatctcatctacctcatcactgacctctcccccacatcctgcctctagcctggaatgccctccctcctcaaatcagacagataattgctctcccccacttcaaagccttattgactgcatatcacctccaagaggactttcctgactaagccctcctctcctcttctcctactcccttctgcatcgtcctgacttgctcccttcattcatcttccctccagccctacgacacatacatatatgtctgtgattcatttatttaattatttatattaacgtcagtctccacctctggactgtgagcttattgtaggcaggtactgtgtctgtttgttgttgtactgtactctccctagtccttaatacagtgctttgcacataataagtgctcaataaatacgattgaatgaacaaatgaatggcacataataaatgctcaataataatgttggtatttgttaagcgcttactatgtgccaagcacggttctaagtgctggggtagatatagggtaatcaggctgtcccatgtgaggctcacagtcttaatccccattttatagatgaggtaactgaggcacaagaagttaagtgactcattcatgagtgtggagctgggattagaacccctgacctctgactcctaaaccttgCTCTTTCTAATGGGCCTcgctgcttaatgaataccataataatcattattacatcCCCTGTGCACAACAAGCTTAGCCTAGAACCCTTATTTTTCCTACCCACCCTTCCATCCCTATCATCTATGTCTTCACATCTGTACCTCTTAAAACGCTTGATagacatcccaccctcagcccagcaGCATTTCTATACACATCTGTacactcttctatttcccctatataTATTTGTTTCttcatacttaataataataatgttggtatttgttaagcgcttactatgtgccgagcactgttctaagcgctggggtagacacaggggaatcaggttgtcccacgtggttgtcccacgtggggcttaaagtcttaatccccattttacagatgaggtaactgaggcacagagaagttaagtgacttgcccacagtcacacagctgccaagtggcagagccaggattcaaacccatgacctctgactcccaagcccgggctctttccgctgagccatacttgtctctccccctctagcttgtaagttccttgtggacacagatcatatttaccaactttatagcattatactctcccaaacgcttaatacaatgctctgcacacagcaagagctcagtgaatgccattgattgagtcattgatttcactctcccaaatacttagacaTTACTCTGTACATGATAGGctctcaattgattgattaaatgattattTCTAAATTCAGTTGATCTTTCTCCTTAACAGTCCATTTGTTGAGTCTCATGTATCAGGTGACATATTCTAaaaccactaaaatccaccctttcctctccaactaagcTGCTctcatgttaatataatcactcatcgtatcccagctggatttctgcatcaacctccttgctgaccctctcagcctcctgtccctactccagtccatacttcactctgctccctggatcatttttctacaaaatcactcctcaaaaaactccagtggttggccattcacctcctcatcaaacaaaaactcctcaccattggctttaaagcactcgatcaccttatcccatcctacatcacctcgctactcttgtactaataataataatgttggtatttgttaagcacttactatgtgccaagcactgctctaagcgctggggtagacataggggagtcaggttgtcccacgtggggctcacagtctcaatccccattttacagacgagggaactgaggcacagagaagctaagtgacttgcccacagtcacacagccgacaagtggcagagctgggattcgaactcatgagtcctgattccagggcccgtgctctttccactgagccacgctgcttctcaacagcttCTCAttttactacatcccagcccatacacttcactcttctatactaaccttcttactgtgcctcattctcgtctatTTTGCTGCAGAcccctcccacatcctgcctctggcctggaacaccctccctcctcaaatctgacagttactctcccctccttcaaagcctcattgaaggcaaatcttcacgaggccttccctgactaagcccttctttcatcttcttccactcccctctgtgttgcccttactTGTTGcttattttcttccctcctcctggtcccacagcacttatgtacatatctgtaacatttctttatattaatgtctggctcccctcctctagactgtaagctcatcacgaGCAAGGAATTTGTCCatttattatattctactctaataataataataataataatgttggtatttgttaagcgcttactgcgtgccgagcactgttctaagcgctgggggagatacagggtaatcaggttgttccacgtgaggctcacagttaatccccattttacagatgagggaactgaggcacagagaagtgaagtgactcgcccacagtcacacagctgacaagtggcagagccgggaatcgaactcatgacctctgactccgaagcccagagtCTTTTCCACAAGCCacgactctgcacacagttagtactcaaaaaatacaactgaatgaacattcCTTTCAGCCCACTCATAATTAGTGCACAATATACCCTCCCCACAGAAGCAGTAACACACATATCTTCATCTTTGATCTCTTTGATCATTAAGAAATGATTGCACTCTTCATATATTACCAAAACATCCTACcagatatttaattttatttcctaTTTACAAAATCTTCTGGTTCAAGGACTTCCAAGTCCTTTACAAACATTTGTGTTTGAGTCTTCACATTAGTCGTGGGAAATAACTATGacttggggaagagaaaagaatacAGGCAAAAATACCAAAGGAGATCTAAGTGGTTTCTTGCCCCAGAAAGGGCATTTCAGGATTCTTTCAGGATCAGCCTTCAAAATGGATGGTCAAACACAGGTTGAATGGTGGTAGGTGAGTGTCCACAGAAGCACAGCCCAAGTGTGTTTTCACAGTTACAGTCCTTCTTGGTTTTAATCAGTTAAAGTTAAATGAACAGTTCTGTGTACAGTACAGGAtgacttaatatctgtctccagccTTCTTTGAGTAAACCTGATCAAGCCAGAAGCTTCCTGGAATTCCTTAGCTACAAAGTAATAACCGACAGCATCCAGGCAGCAATTGATATATGCCAACTGGTAAGATGTAGTTAATAAGATCCCAAGATTGCTTCTTTCAAGGAATACATTTTGTTTGTCCCAAAGCTGAACAAGCAATAGTATATGCTGTGGTAGAAAACAGATTAAAAATATGATCAGATTTGCAGAAACTATATAGACAGCTTTCTGGATTAAAGTTTCTTCACgtgcctccattttctttttcttgattAGGCTGCTAATGACTTGTATTGAACAGAAGGTCAGAATTAAAAGTGGGATAAAAAATATTAGCAAGCTAAATACTCTTAGTCTTATATCTCTCATTCTCCGTTTTCCAAAACAAAAATTGCTCTTGTAAAGTTTTGAGGAGATGAGTAGAAGAATCACAGAAACAATCACTAGGATCCAAAAGACTCCACAGGTGATAGCAGCCTTGAGAGGCGACCTAAATATTTTGGCTTTTAGGGGATATTTGATGGCAAAGTAGCGGTCCACAGCGATCAAGGTGACGATATATATACTCATTTGCTTGTTGATGAGATATATGCTCTGAGAGGTTCTGCACCAGGCATTATCTTCTTGCTGATTACTTTCCTTCATGGAATATAGTAAAATAGGCCCGGAGAAGATGAGGCAGAGATCCGCGGCAGCCAGGTTAATCACAAATATTCTTGTTTCTGTCCATTTTTTCATTTTGTAGCAGAACACCCACAAAGCAAAAACATTGAATACTAGTCCAACAGAAAAGACTATGGTTATGCAAACGTATGTGGTTATGGAGGAAGATGTTTCATTCTCTCTACTCGGGGTGTTGCTCCAGTTGTTTGAGCCATTCATTCTGACAAGTTGATACTATATAAAAGAATAGTTTTAAGATGATGAATGGGTAACAATAACAAATGAAGCAAAATTCAACTTATTTATCCATTATATTTATGTGCATTTGGTTTCCCTAATTATTCATGCCAGACACCATATTTCCCACCTGGTTTAAGAACTGAATAGGACACAGAAGTTTGAGTATttgaagtatgagaagcagcttgacctagtagataaagggcctgggagtcagaaggacccaggttctaatcccagctctgccagttgtctgctgcatgattctgggcaagttacttaacttctgtgtgcctcagttacctcatctgtaaaatggagatgaaaactgtgagtcccatgtgggacatggactacgtccaacctgattactttgtaattatcccatcatttagaacagtgcctggcacatagtaagcgcttaacaaacaccaaaaaaaaaatggctcacCCAGAAAGGCCTAAATTAAGTATTTAAATGCAGTACTCTAATTaggctcccataataataataatgataataataattctggtatttgttaagagcttactatatgccaagcacatagttctaagggctggggtggatataagataatcaggttgtcccacatagagctcacagtcttaatcctcattttacagatgaagtaactgaggcacagagaagtgaagcgacttgcccaaggtcacacttgcccaagatcacacaatagacagtGGTGagcaagatcagaacccatgacctctgactcccaagcccatgctcttgccactaggccatgatgcttctatgTCCATTATAGCACTGAAAGTAACTAATAAAAATCTTTCATTTGCAGTTGGTTTAATTCCCTCAATTTTAAGGTGGGTTTGGGAGAAATTGTCACCTATGTTACAGAGCAATTAGTAGAATGTAGGTTTGGGGAGATTTTTCCTCAGAGTTTTCAGCTGTGAGGTAAAGTCTTTTTCTTCAGCTTTTTGGGCTCAacactcagttttgctcatgGGAGGTCTCTGTCAAGACCTCAGAGTTCTCAAGGAGTACTGGAAAGGCCACAGATCAGGTCTTGCTAAAGCCTGAAAACCAGCCTGCTGGCAAATCCCAAATCTCATGATGATTGTCTCCACCTAAAAAAAGTCGTATTCCTTCTTCTCCTCAACAGTGATGGGTAAGTGATATCTTTGTCATCCGCTCTACTAACAAGAATCTCCATAGATTTTGGCAAAATGGCCCAGCTATtgctcaatcaactgtatttattgagtgcttactgtgtgcagagcacttggaagaatacaatacaacagagttggtagacattctctgcccacgaggagcttacagtcttgagcagGAGAATGGAGGATGGTCTTCATAGAGTCTACATTCTCTGTCAAGTTGCCTGAAATTCTTAGATTATTCCCTGTGCTTGGACCAACCCAGTCCACATGGAGAACCAAGCGACCCTGGCTGGGGTTGGACAGATACGCCAGGGAAGGGGTACTGTTCTCCACTAGATTTAGCACACTCAATGATTCAACATTTAAATGCTGCAAGTAACTGCTCCCATGTGAAACCTGTGATGCACTGCCTCTGGTATCTGGGGGGGGGAACAGAAATTAGAAGCAAACATGGTGATGAAAATAAAACTATCAAAAGCATGAAAAATCATTAATAATTTGATGAGTGATATTAAGTTCCTTTTGTGTGGATTAGGACATACTGATGAACACttgggaaaagaaaattaaaagctGAAGCCTTGCCATAGCAACAATTAAAatgaattcaatcaattaatcatatttattaagcacttaatatgtgcagagtgtCCAGGAACTTAGGAAGGTATGAtataagagaataagcagacacaatccctgcccataatgagcttacagtctagaggaggagacagacagccattAATAGAATGTTTAGTAGAATGAATTCCTCAAAACCACACAGAAAGTAATGTCAGATAAAGTTCCAGATAGAGCAATTAAAAATTGGAAATCCAAACACCTTGTGAATTCTGGATCACAGAGGTTAGACAATTTCGAGGCAAAGACTCATATATTTGCAGACATTATTCTTTCCCCGTGAAGAGAAGAACATTGTAACAACTTACAACTGCTATTAGAAGAAATTTAAGGAAATGATTTAGGACAGATCTCAAGCATTTAGTTGAGTGCCATCTACTCTGGAGCATAACAGGATTCCATTGCTATCTGAAACAGAACTGGATTGCAGTGCATTCTAACCTTTGCCCAGAAAGCACTTCCTCTCCAAAGTTTAGTTTCCTGCCACTCTGATAAACGCAACCCCCTTTGGTTAACTagcaaaaggaaagaaagacTAAATATGAACATTCAGATAGATTAATTAATTACCTGCTGGATTGCCACGTACCAAACACTGAATGAGAAAACCTTCAATGACTCAGTTTGAAGTATCAAACGACAGAAACTTCTTTGGCTTCCTTTATCTTCCCCACAAGATGCTGTGGTTTGTAAAACTTCAGAACTACCCCAAAACTTCATGTTAACAAGTTAGCTACAGGCTGAAACCTTCACCAGTTATTTCTCTGGTGCCCTCACCTGATCACGTCCTGCTATTTCACCTTGCCTTTCCTCCCCAGTGACAGTTGCAGTTACTTTCCAATTTGCTGCAGTAGAAAAAGAGGAACCAGGAGAAGCAAATGAGATCGAGAGACGAGAAAAAGCAGGTGACCAGGTCTACATAGTGTATAAAATTTCTATAGGATGACTATTTGAGTGTGGGAGTCTTCCATTGCTTCCTGCATTGAGGCAGTTCCAAGTGCAACTTTGATTGAGGCAGAAATCTGGTTAAGAGCCAAAAGCGGTTGGAGGTGGGCATCAGTCACAGGAaaacgtaatttatttattaattaattcattcgtatttattgagtgcttagagtgtgcagacaatctcaggatcacacctggagagttgccagtactctaccagtcttgactatgggagggagagtcaaacagaggccttcccactctattcctagcttgaccagtggctagcaagtggaaggcaacctgctacaagtcaacaccccttgtgctgggcagcagtgacatgagaaagagtcgagggcagagactcaattttactgcacagaaggaggcaatggtaaattacttccatatttttaccaagagaactctatggatacactatcagaacaatgacagatggaggtggggcgttctgggagagatgtgtccatggaattgctatgggttggagatgactcgacagcataagacaagactgtgtgcagatcactgtactaagcacttggaaagtacaatacagcagtaaagagagacaatccctgcccacagtgggcttacattcTTTTATGGAAGCAGACTAACAAGGCAGCCACAACTCATTGCTCCTTATAGTTCCTGTATTTCCTGTGTCCACCAACCTCAGACACTTACCACCTCCACACAAAATTGTCATGGCCAGGAATTATGGGCAATCTTCTGTTTTCTTCTGTTCTCTCATTACATTTATGTGAGCTCCTTGCTGAGGTCAACTGTGACTGGATGTGTGAGTGTGGGTTTTGTGGGACTCTGAAAGTGTGGGACTCTGGAAGCATTTGTCTGGGGGGATATTTATCTGTGAGAGTTATCAGTCTATGTAAGAACCTCTGTGGTTGCCATGGGTGTATGTTCCATGTCAGTTTGTCTTTTatattttgttgtctctctctgtgaGGAATTCATCTATGGGTGTGAGAACCTTTGAGGTTGTCTGTATATGTCTTCATATGTACATTTGTCTATAACACCTACTtatctctctctgcctttatGTCAGTGTGAGAACCTCAGaggctgtctgtgtgtgtgccttcatatgtctttccccattcagtcagtcaatcgtacttattgagtgcttactgtgtgcagagcactgtatttagcacttgggacagtacaatataacagacattttctTTGtccgcaatgaacttacagtctagagggggagacagacattaatattaaataaattacagatatatatatatatatatagatatatatatatatctatatatatatatatatatataagtgctatgggactgggacgatgtgaataaagggagcaagtcaacatgacacagaaaggagttgaagaaaaggaaaagaaggcttagtcagggaaggcctcttggagaagatgtgccttcagtaagactttaaaagaggagagagtagttgtctgtcagttatgaggaaggagggtgtttcaggccagaggcaggacgtgggcgacaggtaggtggagagatagacgagatagaggaatattgagaaggttagcattaaaggagtgaaatgtgtaggctgggtgcggtaggagagtagcaaggttattgagtgctttaaatgtcaatggtgaggagtttttgtttgatgtggaggtggatggacaaccactacaagttatccagtccatacttcactcttctgcctcgtttttaaaaaaaaaaaaaaatgtttggtccatatttccctactcctcaagatcctccagtggttgcccatccacctccacatcaaacagaaactccttactctcgactttaaatcactcaatcaccttgctccctcctaacttaactcactgatttcctactacaacccagcacaatcagttcactcctctaattccaacctactcatctTGATCTCATCCATTTCATCTCTGCCTGCTAGCCTacatcctacttctgacctggaactcccttaccTTTCATATCCTAGAGATAatcatctccccacctttaaagcttatTATAAGTACATtgctcctctaaaaggccttccccaaataactgctcatttcctcttctccttcttcctctgcattgcccttgcacttggatttgtaccctttattaaccccactctcaaacccacagcacttatgtacatatctgtaaattagtgatattaatgtctgtttccccctctagattgtaaactcatagtgtgcagggaaggtgtctaccaactatgttatattgtactctcccaagcacatagtacacagtaagtcctcaatcaatgcaattgattgattgatctgtataTTTCTCTTACACCTACTTAtgtctccatctttctctttctctctctctttattctaCCTCTTTCTCTCCTACTATTTCCATTCCTGCCTGTATCTCTGTACCTTCTTGACTCCTTCCTTCTCACTCTCACTTCCAGAAGCAGGatccattttttctctttttatggtattggttaagccctttgtgccaggcactgttctaagcaacgggatagatacaaagtaatcaggctggacacagtccatatcccacatggggcaattgttacaatgtattctcccaaatgcttagtacagtgctttgca comes from the Ornithorhynchus anatinus isolate Pmale09 chromosome 1, mOrnAna1.pri.v4, whole genome shotgun sequence genome and includes:
- the LOC100087707 gene encoding G-protein coupled receptor 35-like; this translates as MNGSNNWSNTPSRENETSSSITTYVCITIVFSVGLVFNVFALWVFCYKMKKWTETRIFVINLAAADLCLIFSGPILLYSMKESNQQEDNAWCRTSQSIYLINKQMSIYIVTLIAVDRYFAIKYPLKAKIFRSPLKAAITCGVFWILVIVSVILLLISSKLYKSNFCFGKRRMRDIRLRVFSLLIFFIPLLILTFCSIQVISSLIKKKKMEAREETLIQKAVYIVSANLIIFLICFLPQHILLLVQLWDKQNVFLERSNLGILLTTSYQLAYINCCLDAVGYYFVAKEFQEASGLIRFTQRRLETDIKSSCTVHRTVHLTLTD